Part of the Drosophila santomea strain STO CAGO 1482 chromosome 2L, Prin_Dsan_1.1, whole genome shotgun sequence genome is shown below.
TGCCACAAATTCGGCTGCAGCAGGACAAACTCGTTTGGCTCCATGCCAACAGCAAGTAACGCATAGCCCACATGCGCATTCACCAGCAACTGACCAGCAAATCGAAGAATCAGTGATGATATTATCAGTTGCCAATCTTCAGTGCTGGCTGACAATGAGCCGAACTGATCGAAGAAATCAGTGTGTCCTTTCAGATAAAGTTGAAGGAAGTTGGCACAGAGGATATGGTAAGTTAACTCCGGCTTGGAAGCCTGATCCAATAGACTGACCATGCGCAGACTTCTCAAATACTCTGGAGAGATTTCACTCGCTTCCGGTTTTCGGGATAGATTCGTAATTTCATCCCAAATATCCTTTGCAGTGGTCCTCTCCTCCAAATGAGGCATTATGTAGGGAATGTAAGACAAAACTAGTCGCAAGGCCAAATGCGACACGCCCAACAGTTTGAGCAGATTCTTTCTGTAGGCGGCGCACTCGAACTTGTGGATAGCCAAGTGTGCCTCCCGACATTTCCGAGAGCAGTAGACGACCCGTTGATGGCACTTCGGACAGGGTATGGGAGCGCTCATCAAGCTGGCGGCGCATTGCTGGCAAATAAGATGTTGCTCAAGTGGAACAAAACAGGAGGCTCGCTCGGAAAAGATTACTTTTCCCTTGCTAATGGTGTCCTTAGCCACCATATATCGTCCACGTTGACCTGGATCTGTAAGGCTGAATAGTAAAGGTAACGAACCAAAAAATGGCCAGTATCAAATTATAAACTTACATTTCCCCTAAAGCCTTATCCTCCACTTTCTCTTGAGCTTCCTGCTCTTTGGGTTGGTTCTTTAGTAGATCCAGTTTCTGCTTcagcttctccagctgctgctgaaaGCTCTCGTtgagctgcagctgctctaGACAATCCAAGTGTTCCTCCAGGGAAGCAATATTTTTCAGCTCCCAGGCGCAGTAGGCCTGCCGCATGATCACCTTGTGCCGCAGCCTTTCCGGATATCCACACTCCAGCGCATTGACGCAGTCGTCGTAGGCTTCTCTGTAGTACCCGTACTCCTGCAAAGCCATTCCTCGGTTGGCAAACGCCAGCGACAGCTCATCCACAGCATCCTCGGCCTCGAAAACGGCTCCCGTATAAAGCCTGCAGGCATTCAGGACGGCGTCTTGAGAGGATCCAGTCGCAGAACCTCTTAGCACAAGGTTGCCTTTCTCGCGCAGATTTCGCGATCTTTCTGCGCACTTATTTCTGTCGTGCGGTTGCTCTAAATCCTGCAGCAATTTGAGCGCCAGCTGCTGGAATCTCTGCAGCTTTTCCGCCGGCAGTGAGGCCAGTGCTTTAAAGGTTTCGAACTCATCCTTGTAACCTCCATCCAGAGTCATCAGTTCATCCTGCTGGGAGAAAACTCTGGCCAAACGTTCCATGTTCGCTGGCTACATAAATTGTTTACGAAAATTAAACCAGGCGGTTGGTAATTTTTAGGTGCTTTTGGGGTAGCAGCTAATGAATCGATTATTTTTTAAGTAGCTTTTCAGTTCTATTCAGTCTTTAAGTATATTTCCCGTTTTATTGAACTAATATAAAGCCCGTCGATACCAGAAAACCTTTTAACTGGTTAAAATTAAAGGCGTATATCAGAATCTTGATTATCTTCACGAAAACTCGAACAATGATTTCTGAATAATTAAAGCGCCAACTAACAGCTGTCAAGAATTTCCAATTATCGATCTTCCGGCGACTATCGGAATTATCCCACCACCAAGAGAAAACGTAAACAAAGTCCGGCAGAACGCACACTCATGCAGGATTGCAGAATTCCATCACGGATTTCATCAAATTTGCGGGATTCATCAGTGGAAATAACTGCGTTTGCTTTCTACAACCTTTTTGACGGCCAATAGTCACTATGAAAGACGCAAAGGTGAGTTTCCCAGCTGATCTGAAGACCTCCACAGTTACATCATGTCGGTTGGACTTCGATTTTTGTGTTTCTGTATTTTCCTGCTGAAAAACGTGAAAACTGACCGAGTTGAGTTTCAGCCCTTTCCAGTACTCAAGAATGATAACCTGCTGCGGGCCGCACGTGGCGAAGTGGTGGACCGAGTGCCCGTGTGGGTAATGCGTCAGGCGGGGCGCTACCTTCCGGAGTTCCAGGAGCTGCGAAAGCTGCACGACTTTTTCACCGTCTGCCGCACCCCGGAACTGGCGTGCGAAGTGACCATGCAGCCATTGCGCCGCTTTGACCTAGACGCCTCCATCATCTTTTCGGACATTCTTGTCATTCCTCAGGCACTCGGCCTCACCGTGGAGATGCATGCGGGCGTGGGTCCCGTACTGCCGCAGCCCATTGTGGTTCCGGAGGACCTGAAGCGCCTTACGCCGGACGGAGCCCTGTCCCGCCTCAGCTACGTGGGTGACGCA
Proteins encoded:
- the LOC120448209 gene encoding SET and MYND domain-containing protein 4 isoform X1, translating into MERLARVFSQQDELMTLDGGYKDEFETFKALASLPAEKLQRFQQLALKLLQDLEQPHDRNKCAERSRNLREKGNLVLRGSATGSSQDAVLNACRLYTGAVFEAEDAVDELSLAFANRGMALQEYGYYREAYDDCVNALECGYPERLRHKVIMRQAYCAWELKNIASLEEHLDCLEQLQLNESFQQQLEKLKQKLDLLKNQPKEQEAQEKVEDKALGEILTDPGQRGRYMVAKDTISKGKVIFSERASCFVPLEQHLICQQCAASLMSAPIPCPKCHQRVVYCSRKCREAHLAIHKFECAAYRKNLLKLLGVSHLALRLVLSYIPYIMPHLEERTTAKDIWDEITNLSRKPEASEISPEYLRSLRMVSLLDQASKPELTYHILCANFLQLYLKGHTDFFDQFGSLSASTEDWQLIISSLILRFAGQLLVNAHVGYALLAVGMEPNEFVLLQPNLWQKPRHLKRGKLHILSHSGNITAINLPYLSLCNHACEPSIRTKLDGCSVVNYAVKDISDGEEIFNCYTGTYMTSSKLQRFEALKEIYKFECACAKCTKTDPDQNYLSFHRYRCEKPNCRQEFIPDARVQRNNLIWWLASNAETPIICTVCQERQDFAWYNEFLGLIESCADSSKRQDLFKAFDDLDKWLVDYHSLKRIMAAELVTACFIKIDEGTSMDESEYEDLARIIRKQLEGTAAQYGDTSMEYIVRMTYLWDIIAQKKCRTNEKELLQMKGKVKYLASEHREVFLNYYNDFIEQQCK